The stretch of DNA GGCGATGATCCTGTTCCTGGGCGTCATGATCGGCGGCATCGTCATTTCGATGTACATGCCGATGTTCAGCCTCATCGGGAAGATCTCCTAACCGATCCGCCGGGAGGCATGAGGATGACGCGGCAGGAGACGCAGCGGCCAATCGTCGGCTTGATGACCTATCGGGTCGTGGTCATCACGACCCTCCTCATCTCCACGTTCATCATCGAGCTGATCTTCCGCCCGGCGATTCCTCTGCGGCCCTTCTATCAGCTGGGCGGAGTCACGTACGTGCTGAGCCTGGCCTACGCGCTGCTGTATCCGCGCATGAAAGGGAACCCGGTCTTCGTGCCGCTGCAGCTCGGCGGAGACCTGCTGGTGGTCACGGGACTCGTCTACGTGACCGGAGGTCCAGAGAGCCCATTCTCGTTCCTGTACCTGATCCTGATCATCACGGCGTCGATCCTGCTGTTCCGCCGGGGCGCGATTCTCATCGCCACGGGGGCGTGGCTGCTCTACGCGGTTCTCGTCGAGGCCACCTACTTCCGCCTGCTTCCGTTGTATCCGCGCGGGGACTTCGAGGGGGCGGATCTTTCCGAGCGGCGGATCCTCTATCTCCTGTTCGCGCACCTCTTCTCCTTCCTGACGGTGGCGTACCTGATTTCCCACGTTTCCGAGATGCTGCGCAAGGCGGGGGAGAAGCTCACGGCCAAGGAGAACGACCTTGCCGAGCTGCGGGCCTTCAACGAGGACATCATCGACAGCATGAACAGCGGGCTCCTCACCACCGGCCTCGAGGGGCGCATCACGTTCACCAACCGTGCGGCGTCCCAGATCACGGGATACTCGGCCGCGGAGCTCGCGGGGCGGGGAGTGACGGACCTCCTCGGTGCGGGTCCGGGCTTCCTGGGCGAGGTGCGCGAGGGACTCGGGAGAGCCAACCGATTCCGGTTCGAGAAGGAATTCCAGGCGCGCGGGGGCGAGAATCTCTTTCTCGGCTTCACGGCCTCGATTCTGAAGAACAAGGAGGCGACTCCCCTGGGGTTCATCTTCATCTTCCAGGACCTCACGGAAATCCGCGTCCTGGAGGAGGAGGTCGGGCTCCAGAAGAGGATGGCGGCCCTGGGCGAGATGGCCGCCGGCATGGCCCACGAGCTGCGCAATCCGCTCGCCTCGATCAGCGGATCGGTGCAGGTCCTGAAGCGAGATCTTCCCCCGGGCTCGGAGCAGAGCGAGCTGATGGGGATCATCCTCAAGGAATCCCGCAGGCTCGACCAGACGATCCGCGATTTTCTCCTGTTCGCGAAGCCGGGGCGCTTCACCCCCGAGCGGGCCGACCTCTCCGAGATCCTCTCGGATTCCCTCAAGCTCCTGCAGAACAGCGAGGAATTCCGGCCGTCGCACCGGTTGAAGACCCAGTTCCATCCCGAGAAGATCCCGGTGGTCGTGGACGCGAACCGGATGCGGCAGGTGTTCTGGAACCTGGCGAAGAACGCCCTCAAGGCGATGCCGGAAGGGGGAACGCTGACCGTGAAGGCGCTCGGAGAAGTCGACGGCCAGGTGCTCATCTCGTTCCAGGACGAGGGCATCGGCATGGGAGAAACGGAAGTGACCCGGAACTTCCAGCCGTTCCACGGGTCCTTCCAGACCGGCACGGGGCTGGGATTGGCGATTGTCTACCGGATCGTCCAGGAGCATCAGGGGCGGATCCGGGTGAAGAGCCGGCGCAGTGCCGGCACGGAAGTGCAGATACTGCTGCCCAAGAAGCACGGGGAGGCCCGGCGCGCCGCGCAGGAGGAAACTTGGACCGGATTCTGATCGTCGACGACGAGAAGGGCATGCGGGATCTCCTGTCCATCATGCTCCGGAACGACGGCTACAAGGTGGACGCCGCGGAGTCGGCCGGGCGGGCCCGGGACCTCGTCTCCAAGGCTTCCTACGACCTGATCATCTCCGACATCGCCATGCCCGACGGCAGCGGCGTCGACGTGCTCCGCGCGGCGAAGGAAATCCAGCCGGACACCATCGTCATCCTGATCACCGCCTACGCCTCCACCGAGTCGGCCATCGAGGCCCTGAAGCTCGGGGCCTACGACTACATCATCAAGCCGTTCGATGTGGAGGAGATGCGCATCGTCCTCAAGAACGCCCTGGAGCGCCGCCAGCTCGAGCGCGAGAACACCCTGCTCAAGCGGGAACTCAAGGAGAACTCGCGGTTCGACGATTTGGTGGGCGAGAGCCCGACCATGGAAGAGGTCCGCGCGATGCTCGACCGCGTCGCCTCCACGAACAGCACCGTGCTGATCTCGGGCGAATCGGGGACCGGCAAGGAGCTGGCCGCGCGCGCCATCCATCGCAGGAGCCCGCGGCGCGCCAAGCAGTTCGTGTCGATCAACTGCGGGGCCCTGCCCGACGAGCTCCTCGAATCCGAGCTGTTCGGACATGTCAAGGGGTCCTTCACCGGCGCGGTGGCGGCCAAGAAAGGGCTGTTCGAGGTCGCCGACGGCGGCACAATCTTCCTCGACGAGATCGGCGACACCAGCCCCGCCATGCAGATCAAGCTCCTGCGGGTGCTCCAGGAACGGGAAATCCGGCGCGTCGGCGGCACCGAGCAGCTGGAGGTCGACGTGCGAGTCATCGCCGCGACGAACCAGGATCTCGACGCACTCGTCCGGGAAAAGCGCTTTCGGGAGGACCTCTTCTACCGCATCAACGTGATCGCCATCAAGATGCCGCCGCTGAGGGACAAGCGCGAAGACATCCCGTTCCTCGCGAACCACTTCCTGGCAAAATATACTAGGATGATGGGGAAGAAGATCCGGGAGATCTCTCCCGAGGCGATGCGCCAGCTGATGGACTACGCGTGGCCCGGAAACGTCCGCGAGCTGGAGAACGTCATCGAGCGGGCCGTCGCCCTGGAAACGACCGATCGGATCCTGCCCGGGAGCTTCAGCCGGGACGTCACCTCGCGGCCGGAGCCGGGCGCCGCGCTACCGGTGTCGCTGGAGGAGAAGGGAATCGACCTCGAGACCCAGCTCGAGCAACTCCGGGAACGGTTCATGAACGAAGCCCTGGCCCGCACGAACGGCGTGCAGACGCGCGCCGCGGAGCTGCTGGGAATGAGCTTTCGCTCCTTCCGTTATTTCGCCAAGAAGTACAATCTGATGGAAGGCCGCGACCCGAAGGAGGGTTTCGGCCGGTAGAGGAGCCGGTGGGCGCATCCTTCAGGGCGACGGGCGCCCCGCTCCGCCGCCGCCTCGCGGCGGCGTGCCTCGTCCTCGCGGTCGCCCTCCTGTTCCACAGGGTCCTGCTTGGCGAAGGACTCCTCTACTTCCGCGACGTCTCCCTGAACCACCTCCCCAGCCGGATTTACACCACGCCGCTCCTGCGCTCCGGGCATCTGGCTCTGTGGAATCCTTACCTATCGGGAGGGATGCCCTTCGCAGCGAATCCGAACAACCTGTTGCTCCACCCCATCAGCCTCCTGTTCCTGGCGCTTCCCGTGATGGTCGCCTTTCATGCTTCCATCCTCCTCCAGTACGTGCTGGCGGGCTGGGGAATGCTCCTGTGGGCAAGGGGAGAGGGCCTGCGGGAGGAAGCGGGCCTGGCAGGCGCCGTGACCTACGCCTTGGGCGGGGCCATGGCCTCCTGCGGCTCCCTCCAGAACCTCCTCTCCTCGTGGGCCTGGGTGCCTCTCGCTCTCTTCGCGGCTCAACGTCATCGGCAAAGCGGGAGCCGATGGGCGCTGCTCGGCTTCTCGGGCGCGGTGGGCGTGCAGGTCCTGGCGGGAGATCCGCTGGCGGCCGGCACCGCGCTCCTCCTCGCCCTCGCCGATGCGCGCTGGGGGGCGGGCGCGGAAGGGAAGCGGTTCGGACGCGCCGCCGGCCGACTGGCCGCGGGCTTCCTGCTGGGCTGCGGGATGGCGCTGGCTCAAGTGATTCCGGCGCGCGAGATGCTGATGGAATCGAGCCGGTCCTCCGGGGTTCCCTTCAAGGACGCGGCGGTCTGGTCGATCGCGCCGATCCGGCTGCTGGAGACGATCGTCCCGTCGCTCTACGGCGATCCCACGATGCTCCGCGTCACGAGTTATTGGGGAGGCTTGGTTTTCGAGAAAGGATACCCCTTCCTGCTGAGCATCTATGTCGGCGCGGTTCCGGTCCTGCTCGGCCTCTGCGCGCTGGGTGCGAAAGGCCGGCTCGCCAAGGCGCTCGGTGCGCTCACCGGATTCTTCCTGCTGGCCTCCCTGGGACCGCGGGGTTTCCTTTACACGGCGCTCTACCACGG from Candidatus Polarisedimenticolia bacterium encodes:
- a CDS encoding sigma-54 dependent transcriptional regulator — protein: MDRILIVDDEKGMRDLLSIMLRNDGYKVDAAESAGRARDLVSKASYDLIISDIAMPDGSGVDVLRAAKEIQPDTIVILITAYASTESAIEALKLGAYDYIIKPFDVEEMRIVLKNALERRQLERENTLLKRELKENSRFDDLVGESPTMEEVRAMLDRVASTNSTVLISGESGTGKELAARAIHRRSPRRAKQFVSINCGALPDELLESELFGHVKGSFTGAVAAKKGLFEVADGGTIFLDEIGDTSPAMQIKLLRVLQEREIRRVGGTEQLEVDVRVIAATNQDLDALVREKRFREDLFYRINVIAIKMPPLRDKREDIPFLANHFLAKYTRMMGKKIREISPEAMRQLMDYAWPGNVRELENVIERAVALETTDRILPGSFSRDVTSRPEPGAALPVSLEEKGIDLETQLEQLRERFMNEALARTNGVQTRAAELLGMSFRSFRYFAKKYNLMEGRDPKEGFGR
- a CDS encoding ATP-binding protein, producing MTRQETQRPIVGLMTYRVVVITTLLISTFIIELIFRPAIPLRPFYQLGGVTYVLSLAYALLYPRMKGNPVFVPLQLGGDLLVVTGLVYVTGGPESPFSFLYLILIITASILLFRRGAILIATGAWLLYAVLVEATYFRLLPLYPRGDFEGADLSERRILYLLFAHLFSFLTVAYLISHVSEMLRKAGEKLTAKENDLAELRAFNEDIIDSMNSGLLTTGLEGRITFTNRAASQITGYSAAELAGRGVTDLLGAGPGFLGEVREGLGRANRFRFEKEFQARGGENLFLGFTASILKNKEATPLGFIFIFQDLTEIRVLEEEVGLQKRMAALGEMAAGMAHELRNPLASISGSVQVLKRDLPPGSEQSELMGIILKESRRLDQTIRDFLLFAKPGRFTPERADLSEILSDSLKLLQNSEEFRPSHRLKTQFHPEKIPVVVDANRMRQVFWNLAKNALKAMPEGGTLTVKALGEVDGQVLISFQDEGIGMGETEVTRNFQPFHGSFQTGTGLGLAIVYRIVQEHQGRIRVKSRRSAGTEVQILLPKKHGEARRAAQEETWTGF